A portion of the Rhodococcus pseudokoreensis genome contains these proteins:
- a CDS encoding acyl-CoA dehydrogenase family protein — protein sequence MNTHTTVDPDLVEMMESVFATHRTALPHPGDAAAFDPKLWAVLGDLGLARLTGGESHGGSGADWHASAVLLAAAAAAAVHVPIAEHDLLAGWLLETAGLPMDGRLRTALLLTDPREASVVPWARDAEFLVALRRTESSWMVSDIARERATITTAQNVAGEPRDRVTIDVDNAHWTTVPHHVAETYILRGALARVLQTCAAMERIVELSIEHASSRVQFGRPLAKFQAVQRLVTEIASETALARAAADSAVARVEREGWNTSGAAFGVAVAKSCAGHAASTVVRSAHQVHGAIGTTHEHELHRYTLPVLAWRSEFGSVSQWDQLLTRTAVDAGRDQAWSLITEGRPVPGVSDIIG from the coding sequence ATGAACACACATACGACGGTCGATCCGGATCTCGTCGAGATGATGGAATCGGTCTTCGCGACCCATCGCACTGCCCTTCCGCACCCGGGAGACGCCGCAGCATTCGATCCCAAGCTGTGGGCGGTACTCGGCGATCTCGGTCTCGCGCGGCTGACCGGGGGCGAATCCCATGGTGGCAGCGGTGCTGACTGGCACGCCTCCGCGGTGCTGCTCGCCGCCGCCGCCGCAGCGGCCGTCCACGTCCCCATTGCCGAACATGACCTGTTGGCCGGATGGCTTCTCGAGACGGCGGGCCTTCCCATGGACGGTCGCTTGCGAACAGCCCTCCTGCTCACCGACCCACGGGAGGCGAGTGTGGTGCCGTGGGCACGCGACGCCGAATTTCTGGTGGCTCTTCGCCGCACCGAATCATCGTGGATGGTCTCCGACATCGCCAGAGAACGGGCGACCATCACCACGGCGCAGAATGTTGCCGGCGAGCCGCGGGACCGCGTCACAATCGACGTCGACAATGCGCACTGGACCACAGTCCCGCACCACGTCGCCGAGACCTATATCCTGCGAGGGGCCCTCGCCCGCGTCTTGCAAACGTGCGCGGCGATGGAACGGATCGTCGAGTTGTCGATAGAGCACGCGTCCAGCCGCGTCCAGTTCGGTCGGCCGCTGGCCAAATTCCAGGCAGTACAACGCCTGGTCACCGAAATCGCCTCCGAGACCGCGCTCGCTCGCGCCGCCGCAGACTCGGCGGTCGCCCGAGTCGAGCGAGAGGGTTGGAACACATCCGGCGCTGCCTTCGGCGTCGCGGTTGCCAAGTCCTGCGCCGGTCATGCCGCCTCGACAGTGGTCCGCAGTGCCCATCAGGTCCACGGCGCCATTGGCACGACACATGAGCACGAACTCCACCGGTACACCCTGCCTGTGCTCGCATGGCGCTCGGAGTTCGGATCCGTTTCGCAGTGGGATCAGTTGCTCACCCGAACCGCGGTCGACGCAGGACGGGATCAGGCATGGAGTTTGATCACCGAGGGACGTCCGGTGCCGGGAGTATCAGACATCATCGGGTAG
- a CDS encoding SDR family NAD(P)-dependent oxidoreductase → MDLQLRGKVAIVTGASRGLGWAAAEALIQEGASVLLVARTREALEDLHGRYPDRTAVQTCDMRDMDAVAALADTAVEVFGRLDIVVNNAGIAPAGRFDEQPQKLWDEVFDVNVRAPAVLTRAAAQHLLPQGSGKIINIASTSGLKGKPTLVAYSSSKGALVQFTKALAGEWAKKGIQVNAIAPGAFTTDAQSAVTDSPDVLAKRLRKIPAGRMGDPAEFGPLVAYLASPLSDFVTGSVAVIDGGEVSRL, encoded by the coding sequence ATGGACCTCCAGCTTCGCGGAAAGGTCGCGATCGTGACGGGCGCAAGCCGTGGACTAGGTTGGGCGGCGGCCGAAGCCCTGATACAGGAAGGCGCGTCCGTCCTGTTGGTTGCACGTACGCGGGAGGCGCTGGAAGACCTGCACGGTCGTTACCCTGACCGCACCGCGGTGCAGACCTGCGACATGCGCGACATGGATGCGGTGGCGGCTCTCGCCGACACTGCGGTCGAGGTGTTCGGTCGCCTCGACATCGTCGTCAACAACGCCGGTATCGCCCCGGCCGGGCGTTTCGACGAGCAGCCTCAGAAGCTGTGGGACGAGGTCTTCGACGTCAACGTGCGCGCGCCCGCAGTGTTGACCCGTGCGGCGGCACAGCACCTGCTCCCGCAGGGGTCCGGCAAGATCATCAACATCGCGAGCACGTCCGGGCTCAAGGGAAAGCCGACGTTGGTGGCGTACTCGTCGTCCAAGGGCGCGCTCGTGCAATTCACCAAAGCGCTCGCAGGCGAGTGGGCAAAGAAAGGCATCCAGGTCAACGCCATCGCCCCCGGTGCTTTCACCACGGACGCGCAGAGTGCTGTCACCGACTCGCCGGACGTGCTCGCGAAGCGACTGAGGAAGATCCCTGCCGGCCGTATGGGCGACCCCGCGGAGTTCGGTCCGCTGGTGGCATACCTGGCGTCCCCATTGTCCGATTTCGTTACCGGTTCGGTCGCCGTCATCGACGGCGGCGAGGTCAGCCGGCTCTGA
- a CDS encoding amidohydrolase family protein: protein MIIDAHTHMWPDAVAKRALAGSVPDLERRGDGTASGLKESMAAAGIDRSVCLAVANDGAAVDKANKFSGSLDPDYFIGVGSVHPELSAEENVESLRRHGLKGVKIHPFFQKYALDDPRMDRLFDAMQGEFAVIIHIGSISTASSEGVCSPSMLAELIRKFPRLDVIACHFGGYRQFQAAVDTVVGLPVYLDTSWPPSLAELNPADVRKAIEAHGPERIIFASDWPMADQGREIQAVRELGLPDSDVDNILGLNLARLLKISS, encoded by the coding sequence ATGATCATCGACGCACATACGCACATGTGGCCGGACGCGGTCGCCAAACGCGCCCTCGCCGGATCGGTACCGGATCTCGAACGTCGCGGTGACGGCACCGCGAGCGGCCTCAAGGAATCCATGGCCGCAGCCGGGATCGACCGCTCGGTCTGCTTGGCCGTCGCGAACGACGGCGCGGCCGTGGACAAAGCCAACAAGTTCTCCGGATCACTCGATCCCGACTACTTCATCGGAGTCGGGTCCGTTCATCCCGAGCTGTCGGCGGAAGAGAACGTCGAGAGCCTTCGCCGGCACGGTCTGAAGGGAGTGAAAATCCACCCCTTCTTCCAGAAGTACGCTCTCGACGACCCGCGCATGGACCGACTGTTCGACGCCATGCAAGGGGAGTTCGCAGTCATCATTCACATCGGTTCCATCTCCACTGCCAGTTCGGAAGGTGTCTGTAGCCCATCGATGCTGGCAGAACTGATCCGCAAATTCCCCAGGCTCGACGTCATCGCCTGCCACTTCGGCGGCTACCGTCAGTTCCAGGCGGCGGTCGACACGGTCGTCGGACTGCCGGTCTACCTGGACACCTCGTGGCCGCCGAGCCTTGCCGAGCTCAACCCCGCCGACGTACGGAAGGCGATCGAGGCGCATGGTCCCGAGCGGATCATCTTCGCCTCGGACTGGCCGATGGCGGATCAGGGGCGGGAGATCCAGGCCGTGCGTGAGCTGGGTCTACCCGACAGCGACGTCGACAACATCCTCGGGCTCAATTTGGCGCGGTTGTTGAAAATTTCATCCTGA
- a CDS encoding SRPBCC family protein, which translates to MGRTDRASRVIAASPTTVFDALLDRESVEAWLPPEGMRGRIERWDPRPGGGFRMVLTYLDAADSPGKSSAATDVVDVGFADLVPAERVVQQAVFEADDPSFAGTMTMTWQLTATGDGTEVTVTATDVPPGIDQTDHEAGIASSLANLASYVETSDRR; encoded by the coding sequence ATGGGAAGGACCGACCGCGCCAGCCGGGTGATCGCGGCATCGCCGACGACCGTGTTTGACGCCCTGCTCGATCGGGAATCCGTCGAGGCCTGGTTGCCGCCGGAGGGCATGCGGGGCCGGATCGAGCGGTGGGACCCTCGGCCCGGTGGCGGGTTCCGGATGGTCCTCACTTACCTCGATGCCGCCGACAGTCCCGGCAAGAGTTCGGCGGCGACGGATGTCGTCGACGTCGGGTTCGCCGACCTGGTGCCGGCGGAGCGGGTGGTGCAGCAGGCCGTGTTCGAGGCCGACGACCCGTCGTTCGCGGGCACCATGACGATGACGTGGCAACTGACCGCCACCGGTGACGGAACCGAGGTGACCGTCACCGCCACCGACGTGCCACCCGGCATCGACCAGACGGACCACGAGGCCGGCATCGCGTCCTCTTTGGCCAACCTGGCGTCGTACGTCGAAACGTCAGATCGCCGCTGA
- a CDS encoding protein kinase domain-containing protein — protein MTGVMVEDGRLKTRQDDTMKRDLSAVGLTEAHEIGSGGFGVVYRCLQPSLDRTVAVKVLTGSIDDENRARFFREQRAMGRLTGHPNIVNVLQVGSTSSGHPFIVMPYHPLDSLETLIRDDGPLRPDQVLRVGVRIAGAVETAHRLGILHRDIKPSNILLSSYGEPALTDFGIAHIVGGFETAKDTITASPAFAAPEILRGDPPTPASDIYSIGATLFCALTGHAAFERRSGEKVVAQFVRIARNPLPDLREHGIPDDIAGVIEHAMARDPHDRPGTAVDFGDELRAVQARNGMDVDEMALLGEQPVAPLGRRDAGSTESAEDTGRRTARQSRAGNLPLELTSFVGRQVELSDAKSMFDTARLVTLTGIGGVGKTRLALRLAADMRKTFPHGVWLAEFGEVLDESVLIDVIARALGLRTGHTDPMDEIVQFLIDRKLLIVLDNCEHVIAPVARFAETILRTCPEVSILTTTREPLNIAGESVLRVPSLSTPAVDHEPALMASPNYDAVALFEERAADAVPGFELSDDNIDTVVQICRQLDGLPLPLELAAAQLRAMSLAQIAQRLTDRYKLLTHGNRAAPARQRTLLLCVEWSYDLCSVLERQIWIKLSVFVGIIELDAAEGICEEIDRDELLDGIFSLVDKSILIREEHGNAVGFRMLETIREFGRVKARESGDHAKLRRRHHDWYRQLVLDAESDWISARQLEWIARLGREQSNLREAIEFAVLESDERMNGSALEITAALFPFWLSRNLLSEGRFWLDRALETRPVCASADRVKALYANSVLAELQGDLSAGSNLVSQGELLVAEMSDPVSDARIAHARGILELYSGNMLQASERLEEALQTFGEHAEVGVRVWILMMLGLAYELGGNNERAIACHNEVLRITEARGESVYRSYSLWGIGIAVLRQGDAVRAEQYMRECLEFCRLIDEPLVTALCLEVLAWTSGRNSDFDRAALLLGAAESLGSAVGSSPLLFEELRSHHTECEASTRSSLGERGFRSRHRKGSRLGAKEAIKLALIES, from the coding sequence GTGACTGGTGTGATGGTTGAGGATGGTCGGTTGAAGACACGGCAAGACGACACCATGAAACGTGATCTGAGTGCGGTCGGATTGACGGAGGCTCACGAGATCGGCAGTGGTGGATTCGGAGTGGTCTATCGGTGTCTGCAACCCTCCTTGGACCGAACGGTCGCGGTCAAAGTACTCACCGGTTCGATCGACGACGAGAATCGGGCCCGATTCTTCCGCGAGCAGCGTGCGATGGGTCGCCTGACCGGCCACCCGAACATCGTGAATGTCCTCCAGGTGGGTTCCACATCGAGCGGGCACCCCTTCATCGTCATGCCCTATCACCCGTTGGACTCGTTGGAAACATTGATCCGGGACGACGGTCCACTACGTCCCGATCAGGTGTTGAGAGTCGGGGTCCGAATCGCCGGTGCGGTGGAGACCGCTCATCGGCTCGGGATCCTGCACCGCGATATCAAGCCCAGTAATATCTTGCTTTCGAGCTACGGCGAGCCGGCGCTCACCGACTTCGGAATCGCGCACATCGTGGGCGGGTTCGAGACTGCGAAAGACACGATTACGGCTTCGCCTGCGTTTGCGGCTCCGGAGATCCTCAGAGGTGATCCACCGACCCCGGCGTCGGACATCTACAGCATCGGCGCGACCCTCTTCTGCGCGTTGACAGGCCACGCGGCGTTCGAACGCCGATCAGGAGAGAAGGTCGTGGCGCAATTCGTCCGGATCGCGCGGAATCCTCTTCCCGACCTGCGCGAACACGGAATTCCGGACGATATCGCCGGAGTGATCGAACACGCCATGGCACGCGATCCTCATGACCGTCCCGGCACCGCTGTCGACTTCGGTGACGAACTACGCGCCGTCCAAGCGCGGAACGGCATGGACGTCGATGAGATGGCGCTCCTGGGGGAGCAGCCAGTGGCGCCGCTCGGGCGACGCGATGCCGGTTCGACAGAGTCCGCCGAGGACACAGGCCGCCGAACCGCGCGTCAGAGTCGCGCCGGAAATCTGCCCCTGGAGTTGACCAGCTTCGTCGGCCGCCAGGTCGAGCTGTCCGACGCGAAATCTATGTTCGACACCGCGCGGCTCGTGACGTTGACGGGGATCGGAGGAGTCGGGAAAACACGGCTCGCGCTGCGGCTCGCCGCTGATATGCGGAAGACGTTTCCGCACGGTGTCTGGCTGGCGGAGTTCGGCGAAGTCTTGGATGAGTCCGTCCTCATCGACGTAATCGCCAGAGCCCTCGGTTTGCGAACTGGTCACACGGATCCGATGGACGAGATCGTCCAGTTTCTGATCGATCGGAAGTTGCTGATCGTGCTGGACAACTGCGAGCACGTGATAGCGCCGGTAGCGCGATTTGCAGAGACGATTCTTCGAACCTGCCCCGAGGTCTCGATCCTGACGACGACTCGCGAGCCTCTGAACATTGCCGGTGAGTCCGTCTTGCGGGTGCCATCCCTGAGTACTCCCGCCGTGGACCATGAGCCCGCATTGATGGCATCACCGAACTACGACGCAGTCGCTTTGTTCGAGGAACGTGCCGCCGACGCGGTGCCGGGATTCGAGCTATCCGATGACAACATCGACACCGTTGTGCAAATCTGCCGTCAACTCGACGGCCTGCCCCTACCCCTCGAATTGGCGGCTGCGCAGTTGCGGGCGATGTCCCTCGCGCAGATTGCTCAGCGGCTGACCGACCGATACAAGCTGCTCACCCATGGAAACCGTGCGGCACCGGCTCGTCAGCGCACCCTTCTCCTCTGCGTCGAGTGGAGTTACGACCTGTGTTCGGTGCTGGAACGGCAGATATGGATCAAGCTGTCGGTGTTCGTCGGCATCATCGAACTCGACGCGGCAGAGGGCATCTGCGAGGAGATCGATCGAGACGAGCTGCTCGACGGCATCTTCTCGCTCGTCGACAAGTCGATTCTCATCCGGGAGGAGCACGGAAACGCGGTCGGATTCCGAATGTTGGAGACGATCCGTGAATTCGGGCGAGTGAAAGCCCGCGAATCCGGCGATCACGCGAAACTTCGGCGTCGGCATCATGATTGGTATCGCCAGTTGGTACTCGATGCCGAGAGCGATTGGATCAGCGCCAGGCAACTCGAATGGATCGCCCGACTCGGCCGGGAACAGTCGAATCTTCGTGAGGCGATCGAGTTCGCGGTACTCGAGTCCGACGAACGAATGAACGGGTCCGCGCTCGAGATTACGGCGGCACTGTTTCCGTTCTGGCTTTCCCGCAACCTGCTCAGTGAGGGGAGATTCTGGCTCGATCGCGCCCTGGAAACACGACCTGTGTGCGCGTCGGCAGATCGAGTCAAAGCCCTGTACGCCAACAGTGTGCTCGCTGAACTGCAGGGCGATCTTTCAGCCGGTTCGAACCTTGTCTCCCAGGGGGAGTTGCTGGTCGCCGAGATGTCAGATCCCGTCAGTGATGCCCGAATTGCCCACGCCAGGGGAATTCTCGAGCTCTACAGCGGCAATATGCTGCAGGCGTCCGAGCGGCTCGAAGAAGCTCTCCAGACCTTCGGCGAACATGCGGAGGTCGGGGTGCGTGTATGGATTCTGATGATGCTGGGGCTGGCTTACGAATTGGGTGGCAACAACGAGCGGGCGATCGCGTGCCACAACGAGGTACTCCGCATCACCGAGGCACGCGGCGAATCGGTTTACCGCTCGTACTCGCTGTGGGGTATCGGTATCGCGGTGCTCAGGCAAGGAGATGCCGTTCGCGCAGAGCAATACATGCGCGAGTGCCTGGAGTTCTGCCGTCTGATCGACGAGCCGCTCGTCACAGCGTTGTGTCTGGAAGTTCTGGCGTGGACTTCTGGTCGGAACAGCGACTTCGACCGAGCCGCCTTGCTGTTGGGCGCGGCGGAGTCGCTTGGATCTGCAGTGGGAAGCTCGCCTCTACTGTTCGAGGAACTTCGCAGTCACCACACCGAGTGCGAGGCATCGACTCGCAGCAGCCTGGGTGAACGAGGTTTTCGATCGCGGCACCGCAAAGGCTCGCGGTTGGGTGCGAAGGAAGCCATCAAGCTGGCTCTCATCGAGTCCTAG
- a CDS encoding SDR family NAD(P)-dependent oxidoreductase, giving the protein MRTYRPHPQQSGRAWEVADVKVLQPLLLAGTHAVVTGAGSGIGQEICVRLVELGATVTGIGRNESALQRTAELVGSEQGSFRWFSADVRDCAQVRSIISEASAELGIDLLVNNAGGQFYAEADQISDNGFRAVVDLNLNAVFTVISEAKQFLARRGGSIVNISLSGVERGSVGLAHSLAARAGVLAMTKTLALEWAHLGIRVNCLAPGVVISDSLPDDIASSLRDHVVPESVPAGRPTPTADVAEFVAFIASPAGRMITGQLLQIDGAAHLGRGLHMVDEWPPAEESCDESRR; this is encoded by the coding sequence ATGCGAACTTATCGGCCGCATCCGCAACAATCGGGGCGGGCCTGGGAGGTCGCCGATGTGAAGGTGCTGCAACCGCTGCTCCTCGCAGGCACTCATGCTGTGGTGACAGGCGCCGGAAGCGGTATCGGGCAGGAAATTTGCGTTCGTCTGGTCGAGCTCGGGGCGACGGTGACGGGGATCGGTCGTAACGAGTCCGCGCTGCAGCGGACGGCGGAGCTTGTGGGAAGTGAACAGGGCAGCTTCCGGTGGTTCTCGGCCGATGTTCGAGACTGCGCGCAGGTTCGATCCATCATCTCCGAGGCGTCGGCCGAGTTGGGCATCGATCTTCTCGTCAACAACGCGGGCGGACAGTTCTACGCTGAGGCAGACCAGATCTCCGACAACGGATTCCGCGCCGTGGTCGACCTGAACCTCAATGCGGTATTCACCGTCATCTCCGAAGCCAAGCAGTTCCTGGCCCGGCGAGGCGGCAGCATCGTGAACATCTCCCTGTCGGGTGTCGAGCGGGGGAGCGTGGGCCTCGCGCACTCGCTGGCGGCCCGCGCGGGCGTGCTGGCGATGACGAAGACACTGGCACTGGAGTGGGCTCATCTCGGCATTCGTGTCAATTGCCTAGCGCCGGGGGTAGTGATTTCCGACTCGCTGCCCGACGATATTGCGTCATCCCTACGGGATCACGTCGTTCCCGAGTCGGTGCCGGCAGGCAGGCCCACCCCGACCGCGGACGTCGCCGAATTCGTCGCGTTCATCGCGTCGCCGGCGGGTCGGATGATCACTGGGCAACTGTTGCAGATCGACGGCGCCGCGCATCTCGGACGCGGTTTGCACATGGTCGACGAATGGCCGCCGGCGGAGGAGAGTTGCGACGAATCGCGACGATGA
- a CDS encoding FadR/GntR family transcriptional regulator, with amino-acid sequence MPGKKVTGSATASSRTRSARPPTTGETVTQILPMFRDVTPLTRLPAMPLKRAEMVAQRIVHMIQEQGLKPGDPLPVESDMYETFGVARSTLREALRVLEQQGVIVIRPGRGGGPTVGLPDSRHLASTLALLMQFSDTPFRSVLETREYIEPIAASLCAQNGDDRVIDGLRQSVDAMRANLSDEDSFLYENHRFHELIAEGARNPLISYFLNSLDWIIDGARLGVVYSKASRKQVAVIHDEICEAIEDGDGDRARDAMSEHMRDTRAFFERKHPQVMNQALTWEMYGQ; translated from the coding sequence ATGCCAGGTAAAAAGGTGACGGGGTCGGCTACGGCCAGTAGTCGCACACGCTCCGCTCGCCCGCCTACAACAGGCGAGACCGTCACCCAGATCCTGCCAATGTTCCGGGACGTCACCCCACTGACACGCCTTCCCGCGATGCCCCTCAAACGCGCCGAGATGGTCGCTCAGCGCATCGTGCACATGATTCAGGAACAAGGCCTGAAGCCAGGCGACCCCCTGCCGGTCGAATCGGACATGTACGAAACTTTCGGCGTCGCGAGAAGCACTCTTCGTGAGGCACTACGTGTGCTGGAGCAGCAGGGCGTGATTGTGATCCGCCCGGGCCGAGGAGGCGGGCCCACCGTAGGGCTGCCGGACTCACGGCACCTGGCGAGCACGCTTGCCCTCTTGATGCAGTTCTCGGACACTCCTTTTCGATCCGTGTTGGAGACCCGTGAATACATCGAGCCCATCGCTGCTTCCCTCTGCGCGCAGAACGGTGATGATCGGGTCATCGACGGACTCCGCCAATCGGTCGACGCCATGCGCGCGAACCTCTCCGACGAAGATTCGTTTCTCTACGAGAACCACAGGTTCCACGAGTTGATCGCCGAGGGAGCACGGAATCCGCTGATCTCCTACTTCCTCAATTCGCTCGACTGGATCATCGACGGCGCACGCCTGGGTGTTGTGTACAGCAAGGCCTCACGCAAGCAGGTTGCGGTGATTCACGATGAGATTTGCGAAGCAATCGAAGACGGAGACGGTGACCGCGCACGGGATGCCATGAGCGAGCACATGCGCGACACTCGCGCCTTCTTCGAGCGAAAGCACCCTCAGGTGATGAACCAGGCCTTGACCTGGGAGATGTACGGCCAGTAA
- a CDS encoding acyl-CoA dehydrogenase family protein, which produces MSKTRLIPPAVDDPSEYDALRAEVRGFLRECLDDAVFTPGVDTWLTGWNPAFTRLLAERGWIGMAIPTEYGGHGRSHLERFAVTEELLAAGAPVAAHWIADRQIAPSLLKFGTEQQKHRFLPAITRGECFFGIGMSEPDSGSDLASVRTKAVRVEGGWRVTGTKVWTSGAHRADAFIALVRTSPKDPDARHAGLSQLIIELRSPGVDIRPIISMGGSHHFNEVILEDVFVPDEMVLGRIGDGWRQVTSELAYERSGPERFLSTFALLAETVEQVRTERIRGDGDLGRLTARIAGLHQMSSAVAGALHRGEPADSAAAAVKLLGTATEGDIADYADVLMNRDARGLDADLFTGLVDQAIVQRPGFTLRGGTNEILEGVVARELGLR; this is translated from the coding sequence GTGAGCAAGACTCGACTGATCCCGCCCGCCGTCGACGATCCGAGCGAATACGATGCGCTTCGCGCCGAGGTGCGTGGCTTCCTCCGCGAGTGTCTCGACGACGCAGTATTCACACCGGGAGTCGACACCTGGCTCACCGGGTGGAACCCCGCGTTCACGCGCTTGCTGGCCGAACGCGGATGGATCGGCATGGCCATTCCCACCGAATACGGGGGACACGGACGGTCGCACCTGGAGCGATTCGCCGTGACCGAGGAACTTCTGGCCGCAGGCGCCCCGGTCGCGGCCCACTGGATCGCGGACCGGCAGATCGCTCCATCACTGTTGAAATTCGGCACCGAACAGCAGAAGCACCGGTTCCTCCCTGCCATCACGAGGGGCGAGTGCTTCTTCGGCATCGGCATGAGTGAACCCGACTCCGGATCGGATCTGGCGAGCGTTCGCACGAAAGCCGTTCGTGTCGAGGGCGGCTGGAGAGTCACCGGAACCAAGGTGTGGACGTCCGGCGCTCACCGCGCGGACGCGTTCATCGCTCTCGTCCGGACATCACCGAAGGACCCGGACGCCCGGCACGCCGGCCTCAGCCAACTCATCATCGAGCTGAGGTCACCGGGAGTCGACATCAGGCCGATCATCTCGATGGGGGGAAGCCATCACTTCAACGAGGTGATACTCGAGGATGTTTTCGTTCCCGACGAGATGGTACTCGGCCGGATCGGTGACGGCTGGCGGCAAGTGACGTCCGAACTCGCCTACGAGCGCAGCGGTCCGGAACGCTTTCTGTCGACCTTCGCCCTACTCGCCGAAACGGTGGAACAGGTCCGCACCGAACGAATTCGGGGCGACGGCGACCTGGGTCGCCTCACTGCCCGAATTGCAGGACTGCACCAGATGTCCTCCGCCGTCGCGGGCGCCCTGCACCGCGGCGAGCCCGCAGACAGCGCGGCCGCCGCCGTCAAACTGCTGGGCACCGCCACCGAAGGCGACATCGCCGACTACGCGGATGTCCTCATGAATCGCGACGCCCGCGGCCTCGACGCCGACCTCTTCACCGGCCTCGTCGACCAAGCGATCGTCCAACGACCCGGCTTCACCCTGCGGGGCGGCACCAATGAAATCCTCGAGGGTGTTGTCGCACGAGAACTAGGACTGCGCTGA
- a CDS encoding SRPBCC family protein, which yields MTVEETTLSPAPAGDIWKLCGAPASIAEWSPAVGKSWMDGDVRHVELTGAGQARERITEHDDAERYYTYDYVDGPLVLDAMSSRFAVHSTADGGSRIVWSAQFAAVDDAQGAELAQAVSGMYQAGLTSLAALVAASPS from the coding sequence ATGACTGTCGAGGAGACCACCCTTTCCCCTGCGCCCGCCGGGGACATCTGGAAGCTGTGTGGCGCCCCCGCCTCGATCGCCGAGTGGTCTCCCGCCGTAGGGAAGTCATGGATGGACGGCGATGTGCGCCACGTCGAACTCACCGGAGCCGGACAGGCGCGGGAACGAATCACCGAGCACGATGACGCGGAACGCTACTACACCTACGACTACGTGGACGGCCCGCTCGTACTCGATGCGATGTCCTCACGGTTCGCGGTGCACTCCACGGCCGACGGCGGATCGAGGATCGTGTGGTCCGCGCAGTTCGCAGCCGTCGACGACGCGCAAGGTGCCGAGCTGGCCCAAGCAGTGAGCGGCATGTACCAGGCAGGCTTGACCAGTCTCGCCGCGCTGGTGGCAGCGAGTCCGTCGTGA
- a CDS encoding sugar phosphate isomerase/epimerase family protein, which translates to MQIGLLTDSLSTLTRAEALDTAVELGIETVEIGLGGPHGGWSPAPHADLAELLADPGARAGLRRDIVSRGLRLEALNAAGNPLHPVNGAADDHIVRSALQLAEEFEVDTVVAMSGLPAAPGDRFPAWITTVWPPENLELLDHQWSVAVDYWGRIADEARRRGVRLAIEMHANQLVYSVPGLLRLRDAVGDTLGANFDPSHLMWMGADPIAAIGALTGAIHHVHAKDTRIEDRAAVASRLETTPNERTGERAWNYVAVGTGHSGGVEFWAAFVDALRDAGYSGPLSIENEDYTLGQRESVALAVDTLQRARSAATVTG; encoded by the coding sequence ATGCAGATCGGTCTGCTCACCGACAGCCTGTCGACGCTGACACGCGCCGAAGCCCTCGACACCGCAGTCGAACTCGGCATCGAGACCGTCGAGATCGGTCTCGGCGGCCCCCACGGCGGATGGTCGCCCGCCCCGCACGCCGACCTCGCGGAACTGCTCGCCGACCCCGGGGCCCGGGCCGGGCTGCGCCGCGACATCGTCTCGCGCGGTCTACGACTCGAAGCCCTCAACGCCGCAGGCAATCCGCTGCACCCGGTGAACGGTGCCGCCGACGACCACATCGTGCGCAGCGCACTGCAATTGGCCGAGGAGTTCGAGGTCGACACCGTGGTGGCGATGTCCGGTCTGCCGGCGGCGCCCGGCGACCGTTTCCCGGCCTGGATCACGACAGTGTGGCCGCCGGAGAATCTGGAACTGCTCGACCACCAGTGGTCGGTCGCCGTCGACTACTGGGGCCGGATCGCCGACGAGGCCCGACGGCGCGGGGTCCGGTTGGCGATCGAGATGCACGCCAACCAACTCGTATACAGCGTGCCGGGACTGCTGCGCCTGCGTGATGCCGTCGGCGACACTCTCGGCGCGAATTTCGATCCGTCCCATCTGATGTGGATGGGAGCCGATCCGATCGCCGCGATCGGCGCGCTCACCGGTGCGATCCACCACGTGCACGCCAAGGACACCCGCATCGAAGACCGTGCCGCCGTCGCGTCACGGCTCGAGACCACCCCCAACGAGCGGACCGGGGAGCGGGCCTGGAACTACGTGGCGGTCGGCACCGGTCATTCCGGGGGAGTCGAATTCTGGGCCGCGTTCGTCGACGCGCTCCGGGACGCGGGCTACTCCGGACCGCTCTCGATCGAGAACGAGGACTACACCCTCGGCCAGCGCGAGTCCGTCGCTCTCGCCGTCGACACCCTCCAACGCGCGCGCAGCGCCGCGACGGTCACCGGGTGA